One Danio rerio strain Tuebingen ecotype United States chromosome 9, GRCz12tu, whole genome shotgun sequence genomic region harbors:
- the steap3 gene encoding metalloreductase STEAP3 isoform X2, which translates to MADDMTAPLLSDSRDYADDGMLSSPTVAILGSGDFSRSLAVRLVSSRVRVAVGSRCVNRIPSGLFPDAVALMNQEGAAAQAACVVFMALFPEHYGSLLGLRSALAGKVLVDVSNAEVLDIHGPSNAERLAEQFPESLVVKGFNTVSTWELQTGARDGSKQVLICSNSAEGKRKVIQLARHMGFHPLDMGGLSAAREMEVMSLRLFPSWSGPVMLTFLLFLFFYTYGFLRGILLPFILQGHSVFYRLALELVNESLPAVALVTLSLVYLPGLFAAFLQLWRGTKYRRFPPWLDNWLQRRKQLGLLSFLCAALHGVYSVCQPLRRVTQHRLINAAYRQVKAGTEEPWDELAVWRSELYLSCGVLGLGVLSLLAITSVPSVGNTLNWREFTFVQVWATSLSLSPSCTHSSSAGILPSTSRRISSTCRQCSC; encoded by the exons ATGGCGGATGATATGACGGCTCCTTTGCTCTCAGACTCCAGAGATTACGCTGACGATGGGATGCTCAGCAGCCCAACAGTGGCCATATTGGGCTCTGGAGATTTTTCCCGCTCTCTGGCTGTGCGATTGGTGTCCTCTAGGGTCCGGGTGGCGGTCGGGAGTCGGTGTGTGAACCGTATCCCATCAGGACTGTTCCCGGACGCAGTGGCGTTGATGAACCAGGAGGGGGCGGCAGCACAGGCAGCGTGCGTGGTGTTCATGGCGTTATTTCCCGAACACTACGGCTCACTTCTGGGTCTGAGGTCTGCACTCGCTGGGAAGGTGCTGGTGGATGTGAGTAATGCAGAAGTGCTGGATATCCATGGGCCATCCAATGCAGAGCGACTGGCCGAACAGTTTCCGGAAAGCCTGGTGGTCAAAGGTTTCAACACGGTTTCAACCTGGGAGCTGCAGACCGGGGCTCGTGATGGAAGCAAACAG GTGTTGATCTGCAGTAACAGCGCAGAGGGCAAGAGGAAAGTTATCCAGTTGGCTCGACACATGGGTTTCCATCCGCTGGATATGGGTGGCTTGTCTGCTGCCCGAGAAATGGAAGTCATGTCATTACGTCTGTTCCCGTCATGGAGTGGACCAGTCATGCTCaccttcctcctcttcctcttcttctacACTTATGGTTTCCTGCGGGGGATTCTGCTGCCGTTTATTCTGCAAGGGCACAGTGTGTTTTACCGTCTCGCTCTGGAGCTGGTGAATGAGAGTCTGCCGGCGGTCGCGTTGGTGACTTTGTCTCTGGTGTACCTGCCCGGTTTGTTTGCTGCGTTTTTGCAGCTCTGGAGGGGAACCAAATACCGGCGTTTCCCGCCATGGCTGGACAACTGGCTGCAGAGGAGGAAGCAGCTGGGTTTGTTGAGTTTTCTATGCGCAGCGCTGCACGGTGTCTACAGTGTATGCCAACCGCTGCGCAGAGTTACACAGCACAGACTCATCAATGCGGCGTACAGACAG GTTAAAGCGGGTACAGAGGAGCCCTGGGATGAGCTGGCGGTGTGGAGATCTGAGTTGTACCTGTCCTGTGGAGTTTTGGGTCTGGGCGTCCTCTCTTTACTGGCCATCACCTCTGTTCCCTCTGTGGGAAACACACTCAACTGGAGAGAGTTCACATTTGTACAG GTTTGGGCTACGTCGCTCTCACTCTCTCCATCATGCACACACTCTTCTTCGGCTGGGATTTTGCCTTCCACGTCGAGGCGTATCAGTTCTACATGCCGCCAATGTTCCTGTTAG
- the steap3 gene encoding metalloreductase STEAP3 isoform X1 — MADDMTAPLLSDSRDYADDGMLSSPTVAILGSGDFSRSLAVRLVSSRVRVAVGSRCVNRIPSGLFPDAVALMNQEGAAAQAACVVFMALFPEHYGSLLGLRSALAGKVLVDVSNAEVLDIHGPSNAERLAEQFPESLVVKGFNTVSTWELQTGARDGSKQVLICSNSAEGKRKVIQLARHMGFHPLDMGGLSAAREMEVMSLRLFPSWSGPVMLTFLLFLFFYTYGFLRGILLPFILQGHSVFYRLALELVNESLPAVALVTLSLVYLPGLFAAFLQLWRGTKYRRFPPWLDNWLQRRKQLGLLSFLCAALHGVYSVCQPLRRVTQHRLINAAYRQVKAGTEEPWDELAVWRSELYLSCGVLGLGVLSLLAITSVPSVGNTLNWREFTFVQSGLGYVALTLSIMHTLFFGWDFAFHVEAYQFYMPPMFLLAAVLPCAVLLSRCFLLLPCISSRLSRIRRGWESKRNCPVLQHHHLQANGVP; from the exons ATGGCGGATGATATGACGGCTCCTTTGCTCTCAGACTCCAGAGATTACGCTGACGATGGGATGCTCAGCAGCCCAACAGTGGCCATATTGGGCTCTGGAGATTTTTCCCGCTCTCTGGCTGTGCGATTGGTGTCCTCTAGGGTCCGGGTGGCGGTCGGGAGTCGGTGTGTGAACCGTATCCCATCAGGACTGTTCCCGGACGCAGTGGCGTTGATGAACCAGGAGGGGGCGGCAGCACAGGCAGCGTGCGTGGTGTTCATGGCGTTATTTCCCGAACACTACGGCTCACTTCTGGGTCTGAGGTCTGCACTCGCTGGGAAGGTGCTGGTGGATGTGAGTAATGCAGAAGTGCTGGATATCCATGGGCCATCCAATGCAGAGCGACTGGCCGAACAGTTTCCGGAAAGCCTGGTGGTCAAAGGTTTCAACACGGTTTCAACCTGGGAGCTGCAGACCGGGGCTCGTGATGGAAGCAAACAG GTGTTGATCTGCAGTAACAGCGCAGAGGGCAAGAGGAAAGTTATCCAGTTGGCTCGACACATGGGTTTCCATCCGCTGGATATGGGTGGCTTGTCTGCTGCCCGAGAAATGGAAGTCATGTCATTACGTCTGTTCCCGTCATGGAGTGGACCAGTCATGCTCaccttcctcctcttcctcttcttctacACTTATGGTTTCCTGCGGGGGATTCTGCTGCCGTTTATTCTGCAAGGGCACAGTGTGTTTTACCGTCTCGCTCTGGAGCTGGTGAATGAGAGTCTGCCGGCGGTCGCGTTGGTGACTTTGTCTCTGGTGTACCTGCCCGGTTTGTTTGCTGCGTTTTTGCAGCTCTGGAGGGGAACCAAATACCGGCGTTTCCCGCCATGGCTGGACAACTGGCTGCAGAGGAGGAAGCAGCTGGGTTTGTTGAGTTTTCTATGCGCAGCGCTGCACGGTGTCTACAGTGTATGCCAACCGCTGCGCAGAGTTACACAGCACAGACTCATCAATGCGGCGTACAGACAG GTTAAAGCGGGTACAGAGGAGCCCTGGGATGAGCTGGCGGTGTGGAGATCTGAGTTGTACCTGTCCTGTGGAGTTTTGGGTCTGGGCGTCCTCTCTTTACTGGCCATCACCTCTGTTCCCTCTGTGGGAAACACACTCAACTGGAGAGAGTTCACATTTGTACAG TCAGGTTTGGGCTACGTCGCTCTCACTCTCTCCATCATGCACACACTCTTCTTCGGCTGGGATTTTGCCTTCCACGTCGAGGCGTATCAGTTCTACATGCCGCCAATGTTCCTGTTAGCTGCAGTGTTGCCCTGCGCTGTTCTGCTGAGCCGATGTTTTCTGCTTCTGCCCTGCATCTCCAGCAGACTTTCAAGAATCCGCCGCGGATGGGAGAGTAAACGCAACTGCCCAGTCTTACAACACCACCATCTGCAGGCCAACGGAGTACCATag